Below is a window of Meiothermus cerbereus DSM 11376 DNA.
CAAGCCGATCCAGCACGGCTTTGTGGCTTACATAAGGAGCTACCAGGGCCCTTCGCTTGTCTTTAGATAAGGCTTCCACCCGCCACTGCAGTTCTTCGGGTGAAAAAGGCTCGCTCAACATATCCCAGACGTCGTTCATTGGGCCCCATTCTATCAGCCTGGCAAAGCTTCAATGCCTGGCGCCGCCAAACCGCAAAAACCACCTTGTAATAGGCCAGGTTCTTTTGTATACTTCCTGCTTGGTGTCCTTCCCCGGTCGCGCAATCGACCGTGAAGGCAGCCAAAGACAGCGACGGGCTAAAAGGCCTTAATCATGTCGCCGAGGCGCTCGTAGGGAAGCGTTTTCGTGGTAAAGCGTTGGGAATTCCCTAGTCCCAAATCAAGCTGGGGTTGATGTGGGTTGTCTGTCGCCAGACGCCGCGTTGCAAGCCCCAACCAGGAGGAACTTTGCCTAGCAAGCGCAACATCGAAAACCTCGAGGCGCTCACCGCTACCCTGAAAGGAGCGGCAGGCTCGTTCTTCTTGGTGAACTACCAAGGGTTGGGGGCAGGTCCCACCGGGAAGCTGCGCAAAGTGGTGCGGGAGAAAGGCGGCGAGATTATCGTTGCCAAAAATACCCTCATCCGCAAAGCCATGAGCGACCTGGGGCTGCCGGAAATCGAGGGCCTCAGTGGCCCCTCGGCGGTGGTGGTCTTCTCTGACCCCGCCGCTGTTGCCAAGGCCCTTAAGGAGTTCGCCAAGACGAACGATAAAGGCATTCCTGCTCTTAAGGCGGGCGTGCTCTCGGGACAGGCCCTTACCGGCCAACAGGTGGAGGTCCTGGCCGACCTTCCCAGCCAGAAGGAACTGCAGGCCGAACTCGTTGGAGTGCTGTCGGCTACCATGTCCAACTTCGTGGGTGTGCTGGGGGCAAAGGCCCAGGAATTCGTCGGCATCTTGGATGCCCAGGTTCAGAAACTAGAGGCCGCTTAGGCCAAGTAGGAGGAAAAGAATGGCTCTGGATATCGCTGCTATCAAGGCTCAACTTTCTGGCGCAACCGTGCTGGAACTCAAGCAACTTATCGACGAACTCAAAGAAGAGTGGGGCGTAACCGCTGCTGCTCCGGTGGCCGTGGCCATGCCCGGTGTTGCCGCTGCTGCTGCACCTGCTGTCGAAGAGAAGACCGAGTTTGATGTGGTGCTCAAAGACGCTGGCGCCCAGAAGCTCAACGTCATTAAGGAACTCCGCGCCATTACGGGTCTGGGCCTCAAAGAAGCCAAAGACCTGGCCGAGCAGGGCGGTGTGGTCAAGGAAGGCGTTTCCAAAGAGGAAGCCGAGAAGATCAAGAAGCAGCTCGAGGATGCGGGCGCCAAGGTCGAACTCAAGTAACCTTGCCCCTATGCAAAACCCCAGCCCTGCGGCTGGGGTTTTTTCTTTCTATCGCCCCTGTGCAGGGAAGAGGCCAGTGCTACCCGGAGGATTGTAGGGGCCGGCCACAAACTCACCCATACCCTTAGCCAAAACGCCTTGCCCTTGCCAGGTTCCACTGCCCACCACCGGGCCTTCCCAGTAGGCCACGCGGGTGGAGGAGGTCAGGAGCTCCTGGTCTTTGCGCAAGGGCTCGAGGCGAAGACTTAACCCCTCGGCCTCGACCTGCCATACAAGGTGATAGTTGCGCCCACTGGGTGAAGTCCAGCTCTCGAGTGGTGTCATCTGCAGGTTTTTGAGTTCTCGAACCTGACCCTGGGGGTCAATGGCTGTGGCTGCGAGCTGTACAACCTCGCCTCTGGCATTTTTAACGCGATAAAGCATCAGGTCTACCCCATTGGAAAGGTGCAGCCCAAACCAGTCCCAGAGCGCCCCCAAGGCCGGGGAGCTACCGCCCTGGCTTCCGATCTGATCGCCCCACTGGTGATCCATCCAGGCCTCGCCCCGCACTGGCCGCCCGGCGATGACGCCTTCCAGGGCCAGGCGGGTAAAAGACACGTAGTACATTCGTCCGGTTTCGGCGGTGCCCGAGTACCCTGGCGGGTGTACCACGGCGGGCTTGAGTGGGGTCAGGCGCACCTGGATGGGGCCTGCGGAAAGCTGATAGCTGCTGCCATCCTGGATTAGCTTCCAGTCGCCCTGCTCGATACGCAAAGGTGGAAACAGCACCACCGCATCGCCGCGGGGGCGGTCGGTGCGGAAGTCGAAGCGCTCTTCGAAGAACTTTTGGT
It encodes the following:
- the rplJ gene encoding 50S ribosomal protein L10, which encodes MPSKRNIENLEALTATLKGAAGSFFLVNYQGLGAGPTGKLRKVVREKGGEIIVAKNTLIRKAMSDLGLPEIEGLSGPSAVVVFSDPAAVAKALKEFAKTNDKGIPALKAGVLSGQALTGQQVEVLADLPSQKELQAELVGVLSATMSNFVGVLGAKAQEFVGILDAQVQKLEAA
- the rplL gene encoding 50S ribosomal protein L7/L12, which codes for MALDIAAIKAQLSGATVLELKQLIDELKEEWGVTAAAPVAVAMPGVAAAAAPAVEEKTEFDVVLKDAGAQKLNVIKELRAITGLGLKEAKDLAEQGGVVKEGVSKEEAEKIKKQLEDAGAKVELK
- a CDS encoding lipocalin family protein — its product is MRYWLMVLLLALAGCLPSLQAVDPDRLPTPDNWGPNNAPLEWWYVSGYLPEEGLAFHWALFKAYAPQNWQIGFINPAIFFPGPYHASHIAVTDLRANQKFFEERFDFRTDRPRGDAVVLFPPLRIEQGDWKLIQDGSSYQLSAGPIQVRLTPLKPAVVHPPGYSGTAETGRMYYVSFTRLALEGVIAGRPVRGEAWMDHQWGDQIGSQGGSSPALGALWDWFGLHLSNGVDLMLYRVKNARGEVVQLAATAIDPQGQVRELKNLQMTPLESWTSPSGRNYHLVWQVEAEGLSLRLEPLRKDQELLTSSTRVAYWEGPVVGSGTWQGQGVLAKGMGEFVAGPYNPPGSTGLFPAQGR